Genomic window (Falco cherrug isolate bFalChe1 chromosome 4, bFalChe1.pri, whole genome shotgun sequence):
atttaaaagttCTGTAGTTCTACTTCAATCTTcccagtttctttttaaaaaaaaattcaagtgtGCCCTTTATAATAATTCCAAGTAAGCGGCTACTCATGTTAAACCATCTAACTTGGGTCCAGTCTAGGCTGAGGGGTTAAGTTGTatgtttttcatgtatttgtgTACTTACGcaagttctgaaataaaataaataatggtggtgatggaagaaaaagcacaaatgaaatGACAGTCTATAAAATCATCACCTCTGTGGAGATGTTGAAAAGGCAATGTTCGCTCATGTGTCACAGTGAAAGAACTGACAGCACGAAGAAGTGATCAGATGGAAGGTTTAAAataagagggggaaaaaagaacttTACCCACAGAAAGAATACTTCTACTCTCTGGTGTCTGAGGTAGGACACACATTGTCTTTGCAAAAATCCAGCCAAATCACAGAGGTGCCCAAGTCTATAAACAACAGTATAGATCCACGCTTCTAGTTCTATATACAGAAGCCTTTTGAACTGTACACAACTGGGAATCCATATATACATGCGGCTTGGAAAAGCTGGCTTCAGAAGttgcaaaattaaaaggcaAGTGTCTCTCAATAGTTTTTCAGGCATCTTCCTCAAAAAGATACTGTGCTAGATACTTCTTCTTAATATGCATTTTTGTTAATAATCTGTTCAATCTAAACTATAAAACGTGCTGTGCAACATGACTGAACGAATATTGCtgtgagaaatattttccccttgTTTGAGTAATTTAAATTTGTAAGCTAATGTAAgtttttgtattaaataatgTACTGTgtgcaattttctttcttgtaaagcactttgaagCTTTCAAAGAGCACTCtaggttaaaaaataatatggtATTCTTTGCCAGAACTGTAGGGCATTTCCCATAAGTTCTGAATCTTCCTTGCCAGAATTGCAACATGTTGCATGCCAAATCCTGCACACAAATGTTCTACATGTGGCAAATACATACTGGTAAAGACCAGAGGCATGGCATTCCTGCATTTCTTAGAGAGagtgggggaagggaaagaagtgGGAAGGAATAATGAGGgagggcaaagaaaaaaaaaaaagtctgtgcatacatctaaaagaaaaacccagcaaaaaacaaccccccacaCCCAAAACAACCCATAACCCACACTTCATTATTTCCAAAGACTAAATTGTTTTGCTGCATGCAGCAAAAACTCACAGGTACCCAGAGCTGGGTCTTTAGTTTTCCTTCAGTTATGGAAATCAGGTCTCCATTTCTGCAACAACTATAGATTCTTCAAACCCAGATGTTTGCAAGGGTCAAAACACCCGCAATCCTTGCTCCTTCAAGCACATGCTAACATAAGCAGAGAGGCTGCAAGCTTGGAGAAGCGTGGTCAGGATTACCACTATTTAACAGGCCGTGAAAATGACAGCTCTTCTTCAGGCAAAGTCGTGAATGCATTTCATACGCCCTGGGCTACTGGGAATAAACCAAGCCCACCGTATAAAGAGCAAACCCTTGCCTTTCTGCAGCCTCCCCCATGGACAAGGCTCCTATTTCTGTAGCTTGGAAGAGGAGTGTAAAACAGGGAGACCCAGAAATGAAGTCAATGCATTTGGCCACATACTACATTGGTTAGATTACTGAAGAATACTAGGAgtttaaaatgtctttggttATAATTTTCTTGATTTAATCTCTTAATGCATTAAGCACAAACAAGTAATTTCAACGTGCCTCACTAGTTTGAACTGAACATCTACAGTAATTAAAGAATTCTACCATTTCTTTCactaaattttaagaaaatggtgACAAAAATTCTTAATCACTCAGAACAACCAGTTTAAAAGGTACTAAAAATTACTTAGACCTCATCAGGCCTTAAGCATCAGGATTCactacacatttaaaaaaacaaactgaagttAAAACTGCACGCCACATTCTGTAACACTAAATGAACGTTTTACTACATGGTTTCTTTTGAGGTGGCAAGAAACGACTGTAAAACTTTTGTTGTTGCCACAATTACATTGCCTAGAGAAAAATATCCTGTGGGTTACCATTTGTTGCCATGATTTGCAAAGATACGGTCTATAGTCTGCATCAGTTTCATGTTgaagttttaaaggaaaaaagctttctgcagagcttgtAGATTTCTGCATAAGCGTCTGTGTTGTTGCAAAGAGGGCTAAGTGATGCTCTCTCACAAGCTTTTCAAGAAAGTTAGCACATTTCTTCAGATTCATCTCCTGCAAGTTAACACTCTCCCCTCCGTTGCTTCTGTCTATCCAATAGAAAGCAGATATGCTATCTAAAAtcaaaaggcagagagaagggtgagtgcaaaacatgttttctaaaGAGTAGAGAGTGAGGAGTAACTGAGTGCTACTACTGCAGTTCACAAGAAAAAGCCTTCCCAGGCATTGCTTTATCATTTCTTCTGTCCTTTGTGCCAATCTGTTCTCAAGAATGGTAACTAGACGAAGCATATCAAAATGGTAGTCTGTATCAATGAACATGACTTCTACTTCCAGTCCTCCTCCTGATTTTGGAATGATGCAGCGGACTATTAGGTGATAAAGCATTTCCgtttttcctgttccttctgGACCATGGAATTCAATGACATCTCctgttcaaaaacaaagcagcaagttGTCAGGCAAGAGCATTTTTTGCTCAGTTTTCTGAATCAATACTCACTATTCCACTAATCggaaaacattttagaaagacAGATATGCATTAAATTGTTTAAATCCTGGTTAGCATCTGCCAAGAGAAATTTCAGTTGTCAAGGCAGGCCTCtaaagtgaagaaaagcaacTGGGAACAAAGGTTGAAACGAACCCCTGCCAACAGCATCTAGGACATAGACATCAGTAAAAGGCTGGCAACTGGATTTCATCTATATCTTCACAGGTAGATgaaggctgaaaaaaagaaagcagctacACAAAAGTGGCTAAGAAACCACCTACTAACAGTATACACACAAAattaaggaataaataaaaaagtagaggacaagcaaaacaaaaaagtttgaCATATTACAGGTCCAAATCATGTTGGCACATCTATTTTTATAGCACAGACTGTCTTCAGCATTTCATGTCTGCTATATGCTGGTTCAGTATCTGCATGTCACAAGATACCAACAGGAACCCATGACCAGTAAGGAGAACGCCAGTCTATTTATTTAGCACTTATATTCTTCTGTGGTGATCACAATATGAAACTGCTTCTTTTTACAAGGGGGACTCACAGATTCCTTCAACTCCAGGCAATGACTCTACTGTATGAAGCAAAAGATCTCTGTTCGCAAATGGACTCAGCCTAATGGCCTGATCCATGTGGATCAAGTAAATACATATAACATAAATCTagaatgttaattaaaaaaagcattgtgCCTCACTAGGAAACCAGTTCTTTTGCTGGACGTGAATAAGAGATACTCTAAAGTCTTTTCTGAAGTTGCCTGATGTCTCTTATCAGAGGAAGACtctaaaaaaagttaatttattaGTCACTCTTTATAAATCTTTGATTTTAGAAAatggattatttatttatgatatTTTGTGTTTTAGGCAGAAGGGTAAAGGCATGAAGTAAGGAGAATCACACAACTGTAACTGCAGGAAGGTGAGAGATTTTTATGGTCTTGGCAAGTGCAAATGGCATAACAGCTTTTCATAAGGGGGATGCAAGAGTAGAGAATTAATTGCAACTTTACTTAAACATGTTTGTGCCTGCCTGAGTTAACAGGGTTTTTCAAGTCATTACTCAACTTCCAGAGGATGTCCTTGTTCATAAGTGCGTATAATGTCAAGATGCAGCTTGGGATGAGGAGCAGCGGGTGGTGGGGAAGAAACTAAGCTCTTACTTCAAAGCAATTTACACCTGATGTGACAATTCTATCCATTTCAGTGACACTCAGACTGCCTGCCCCTCCATAATGAAATTCCTGCTGCTCCACAACTGCAGTTCCGCTGTTAGGAATTTCTGATACtttgaaatttattaaaaagcttGATTGCCTCCCAAAGCCTTATCTGTTCTGAATGGCTCTCCCCACTTTTGAGAAGAAAGATGACTACACTTTGTATGACataaatcttccttttctcttcctgttcaGAGGTTGCAATGTTCATTCAACTCTGCCacttgcagccagcagctgctctgctgtcacAGACTGTGCCAGTGACGTAACTGCACCCTGTTAGGATAAGACACCAGCTTGGAAGAACTCCTCCTAAATGTGTTGGGTAGGTCATTCCCTCATATTTTGTCTACTTAGATATGTTAGAACAATAGTGCAAGGCACCTCTTGTTAAGGAACAAAGTGTAGCTtctgtctgctgctgccttcGGCACAGGACTTCTGCCACCCTAATTGGCATTTCCAAATCCAGACCAGTAACTGAATCGGGCCAATATGCAATACAGATTACTTCACCTACCTTTACAGCAAAATAGGACTTGTTTCACAAAAACCATCAACGCTATATGGCCACTCAGAAGCAGCAATGGGCAAATCCGAGTTACTGTTTGGCAATAATTAAAAAGAGTtattctgtgaaataaatgcTTGACTTCATCCATTTGAAGATGTTCTGTCAGGATGCCCGTGTGTTACAGAACAGCATTCGATGAGCTTCTATTGGCAGAACTAACAGATTTATTTAAGCAAAAACTCTAAGTTGAATGAAAAATCATTCTTAGGAGGTTTTGTGGTCGTGGTTTATAAACTTTAACAGCAAGACAGCTAAGCACCCTTCAAAGCTTTTTCAACATTACTTGTTCATCTGAAAAGAGTTAACAGTTTAGACTGTAAGAAAACCCCAAGAGAACTGGGGATTTCTGTGCCTTCATGATTATCAAAAAGGCTGCCCACAAGAAGAACGGATGCAAGACAGAAGCCATTTATAGCAACATCTATAAATGTAGGGTTTCATTAAATTAGCAACCAGGCTGTTACAGTAAGATAAGAAGGAAAATTCATCCTCCTGGATCAGAGAGGACAAACCATGAcacagcagaggaggaactgTGGCCAGCAATGTTTGCAAGAAGCCTCTGACACCCTCACAATAGGTCACGGAAGAAACTTAGTTGTCAGTACTGGCATCATCATTAATGTCAAAATAACTTTGAAAGGAGGATTAGTAAAAAGACCCTATCACAGGATGAAAACAGTCTGAGAGGCAGAGTTGGAGCCGACACTTTAACATGGAAGAAAGATAATGGGAAATTTTCCTATTAGAATTGCCCAACGTTAAACGTATCAGTAAACGAAGTTCCATTAGCTTGGCAAAATGTGTAGAAAATGTAACTGGGTTAATAAAGACTTAAGTGCAAAAATTTAACAGATCAAGATGGATAAGGAGAATAATTTCACatgaaaagcagcactgaaattcAAGAAGTACGTTTTAAGCAGTCAACCAACACACTGCTTGGCCATGGTAGATTGAGCTGGCAGACTATGGGCAAACTGAAGACTACAACAGTCCACTGCTATTCAGTGGCACACAGTATGAACTAAATGATGTTGCCTAAGTGTAAATATTCAACTAACACTAATATATTTTAACTGAAACACTGTGCTCAGTCCTAGTCACCAATTCAGCGTTATCTTTTGAATGAGAAGAGCCTTCAAGTTTTGTCTGTAACCATTTACACTAGCAAACACTGGTTACACTTAATTTCTGACACTGCAGTTACAAACAGGCTATGAGAATACTCAGCAATAACTCTGCAGGTTTCACATCGTCAGATACCTTGAAGTTACTGGACTAGTAATTTACGATACTGTTCAGAAGCTGTCACTAATATTTGTACCATGTATAAGTGAAGTAGAAAGGCCTAATATTTATTCCAAGGGAATCCTGGGTGTCATACTATTGCTGAACATCAGAGCTTTATATTGACACACACACCTTCATACCAATGGCACAGGAGAAATATGACTGGCAGTAGTGGAAGATTATTTAAAGCTCCTGTCACTTTTGCTCCATTCCAGAAGAGCTTAAATGGTACGTAATTAATATGCTTATGTGTTCCTAAATATGCAAGTCCATCATAATTAAAAGCAGTAACTAGAATATCACAGCATTACCTGTATTAGCTGTTCCTGACATACATGTTAAGAACACTTAACTACAATGTAACCTTTGGATAGTTTTTTGAAACTTcatatatatgtttatttatttcaaatagcatcaggaaaaacagtaatttagGTCTTTGCATTGCTTTAATCACAGCATTTTGGACTAAGAGCTGTTCCATACGGACTTCCTGGGCAATATATTACAGTATTCCACAGTGACCTACTCAAAGTCAAGTTCATGACAAATGGAGAGGTAGGTCTTCAACACAGGTTTAAGACTGAGTAATGAGAACACACATCAAAATAACACATGGACTCAGTTAAGACTGTTGTATtagaagacaaagcaaaaatgtaataaaaggTGAAGttcatttacatatatatagcTGAAGATCTGTTCTAATGTTAGGCGGCTTCATTAATGTCAGCCAAAAAGTACGACCAATATGGATAACTGATGTCATTtgttaaaagcagaagaaaaataaagtgcttCAGAAACTCAAAGACCGTGTTGACACAGAGAAACCAGTGATGAATTTAGAAGGTTTACAGCCATCTTAGAAGTGAGGCTCTGGAACAGTCTTTGGACAGACAAGAACAACCTACATAGCTTTAAGATCAAAGCTGATAAATTGATGATGGAGTTATGTAACACCATGGACTGTGACAGCAAGGGCAATTATTGACCCTCAGGAAGGCTTCTTACAGTCTGTCTATCAGAACACGGCCAATTTAGTCTCAAACATTTGTTTCTTGTGtgtaaatttcatttaaaaaaaccccaaacaacagaCTGAAAGAccagtgttttctgttgctgcatttcttaaaaacaaaagtacatctcttaaaaaaaaaaactgttagGAATTCAGGAGACTTGTGAAGTACATACCAATTTCACTACTGGTTCTTAATTCTTGTGGGTAACACAGCAGTTCAGAATTAGAGGGTGTATTTAAATAATCTCTGCTCCATTTGCACTGGCTTACCAGTATTTCTCTGCCCTTTATCCGTTACATTGTATTTGAAATTTTCTGGGGCAGGAATCAGATATTGCTAAACCCCTAACGTATTCTCAAGTGCTGCAAAATAATACATGAATAGTCTCACAGTGACTGCATTTATAGACTAAGCATCATCTCTCATCCAATTatcctgattatttttattgctttttctgctgtttcttctgaaCCTTCTATAATTTGTGGGAATTCAAACTGCAGACAAGTATGTTGATAACCACTGCAGCCACATACTTTTCATATGAAATCCATTTATTCATACATACATTCAACTATAGTACCTTGCAGCATGATCCTTACAGTTCACTATTTATATGGCTTTTTTACTATGTATTTCTAGCTTTGCGTAATCAGAGCACTCTCTTCCATTTTGAAATCCATAAAACTTCATATGATCTGGTAAACCTGTCCGACTTCCTGAATAATCAAGGGATTACTAAGTGTGATAATTTCTGTTTAGCtcagtaatttctttcattaaagCATGCAGTCTTGATCTTAGAAATTCCTGCTAGAAGAATCTACCTTAAAGTTGTTGTACTGGTGTCATTAGGAGGTGGCACAATCTCTCCAGTTTGAAATTCTTACTTGTTCACTAAAGGTCTATATAAGCCATTTCAATCCCAACATCACTGCACACTCATTCAGCTGATTAGTACTTATGTTCATAATGGAACTGTTTCCAAAGTGCCACCTAAGTATAATTGGGATTTTTCAGGCCAATGAATGGCTTGATGACTTGGCTTTATTGAAAAATCCTCTTTGCTCATGCCCTTTTTCTAAATGATCTAAACCAGTCCATATCACTGAAGTCTTTGCTATTTATTGAACCTCAAGTTCTTTGCAAATTTCTGCAGTTATGactttggggtggtttttttagaCCAcggattaaaaaaaagaaagaaaaaatgaagaggttAAATGACAGAATCTAGAacaaacttctgaaaaactACTAGAAACAGACCAACATGGTTGGTATTTACTCACCTACACTTGTGCTTTGATACGCATTAAGTACATTTTAAAGTCCATTTAATAATGTTTGGAATGGTGACtgcattatttcattttatctaGTTTGCATAAAACTACATCAACAATTAAAATTCTGAATTCAGGGCAAAAAGATCTACTTGTACGCTTATCTCTGCCATACTGCTATGAGAATAATTTTACATGAACATTTTTCCATAAATGGGGTAAAGACACATTTTTACCATGAACAGGAGATCCTTCCTCGGCAAACAGATAAGGTTCGAGATTCTTCAGAGAACCTCTACCCTCAAGTCGTGCAAGTAGCTTttaaagacaagacaaaagagACATATTGTTAATCCAAAATAATGGACCTTGTGAATCAAATTTAAAGGATTCTAAGAACTGAGAGTTTTCCATGACAGCCTTATCAAAAAATttgtctgattttgaaaatgttttcataaatacatCTGGAAAGCTATAGTCTGGACTACAGCAACAGTAGGTTCCATCTTTACAAACACATTCAATGGTAACAACGGGTATATATACATTAGGCgaaataaagctaaaaaaaaaacccaaaaagaaaaagctgcacagGTACACCAGCAAGAGGGATCACCTCTGGTATacagcagcactgccatttgacagaacaaagggaaagaagatAATTTGTAATAACCATCATGCCCACAACAAACTACTGGTTGAGAGGTGAAACATTACCCCTCATTAGTCTCCTGAGTCAGTTCCTCTGAGTGTAAGTGAAACCATGTACATTTCATCTGAAAAGTTATACAGGACTCTTCTGGACTACAATCCCGTATCATCATAGTTACTTGTTCAAACAGAGTATGGATTAAGAATGATGAAAAGTAATTAGCCACCAGTGGCTGTGCAAGAACCTTTCTAAAGCAAGCTCGAATTTGTAAAGCAAGTCCACTGTAAAACAAATTAGTCCAAAGTTCATGGACAATTTCTTAAATTGACAGGTATTTGCATAGCAAGTAGACAGGTATTCACATAACTTGTGTTATTTGTAGTTCTGGCATACATCCATAAACCAAGAATGAACATTTCACCCAATGCCAGAACTGTTATTCCCTACACGTATTaacacacagaggaaaggaCACGAGCAGGATGCTCAGAGCATTGCCACAGCAGGTACCCTGGTGCCAGATATTTCATTCTCCAAGACACACAGCTgttatttaaagatttaaatgaaacaaatcccATTGTTTTATCCTGTCCTCCTTAAAGGCAGTCACCAAGCAAACAGTGAGCACACACCTTTACACACTCACTTATcttgctttcctccctgctgcatCAACGAGCAACATCTGTGCTGAATTGTCTTAAAAGTTGTTTAAACAGTTGTGCGTGAGTGTGTTTGCCTTTAATAGCAGAGTAAAACTCCATTAAATGGCCCTGAATTTACTTCAAGTGGTCACGACAGGAACCCAAGTATGACGTTTTCACTAACATTTTAACATTCCCTTCCATTAATAAAATGTCAATGCGTTTGTGTGTTCACACGTATTCAGGAGAATTTTCTGACATGTCCACTGAAGGGCCATAAAAACACTTTGACCTTGCTCTGGATCTGCGGATCCTCCCATTACATTTAATGCATTTGTGCAGCACAGAACACACTCAAGACTGTGAACTCTTGAATATTCTGGGAACCAGTAGGGTTCTGTGACCTGGACAAAGCAAAAATCCAGATGGACATATGCACACAAGAATACAGGAATGGATCGTGGGGCGCACAAACCAGGAGCTTGCAACTACCAGGAGGGCCATTGCAGACCCTATGCACGCAGCCTGCCTGTGCAAGCAACTGCCTGCGCCTGGCCCTGGCCCCCAGTGAGGAGAGGCTGTACCCACCTCAGAGGAGGACTGGGAATCCCTCATCCCCTCGCCTGGCAGTGGAAGTtgagagaaacaggaaaaccaccacaggctgctgctttctgatgCTCCTTGTTTCGTAGAAAAGGAAGCACTGCTCTGCCACTCAGCAATCGTGGGGGCTCGGTTATGGGCGCTGCTGGGACCAGGAGTCACAACTAGTGCTGGTataaacacatttctgcagcctcctgctcccaAATTTATTTGTACATTAATGAATACATCCTCTGTAGTTTATTTCTTGTGGAAATTATGTCCCCCATCTCTTCTTAGACTATCACCTCTAAGCTTACTGCTACAGCACTGGAAATACACGATAGATTGATCGCTATCGTTTAAATACAAATCTGCAGTTATTTAAACGACAAGTTTAtatattcattttaaataactaCAGGTGCTTACTCTGAGCACTGCTCATGTAGGTAATTTATGGTAATTCGCTGCTGATAGCACACCTGTGTTTTTATCAAACTTGTATTTACTTCCGAGTTCTGAAGCAGAATCTCCAAAGGCACTTGCCTCATTAGTGTCACGCTGGGAGCAACGGGGTTCCTGGCAGAAAGAGCTAACAATTTTCCTTCGAATCTAACAAAGGTTTGTCCACACTACAGCACAAGTGATGGAAGCAAAGCTGAGATGACACACTACACAGGCATCCCTCACCACCTCTGCAGTATTAAAAAGACAGGGACAACACGAGTTTTTCCAAATCAGCGAAAGCCAACTTGGCTCTGTTCCAGGGGAGGCATTTCCATTTTGCCTtctcacattttcttctctaatgAGAGGGAGGGAATCCACAGCATTTAAAGGGTAATATGAATGGACATCAGGTGTCCCAAGCTTTGTCATGGACAGCATACagaacacagcagcacagcactgctgaagaGAGCCTTTGAGTGGGAAGagcttgggggaaaaaaagaagccaaaccAATTTCAAATCAGGTATACTATACTTCAGATTCTATAATTTAACTGCAGAtgctcatttcttctttcataatgttctttttattttcttttacacaaAATACCACCTTTTAGCAACCTGCTAGTGGTAGGCCTTCACTCTTAGATGTTCTTCAAAAGTGTAATTATGCAAGAAACTGCACATATGTGCAGTTACGTGTAGAAAACAAGCTATACTGCAAGAGTTAGGCAACAGTTGCACTGAAATTCATTAATGACAAGGCTGATGGGCCTCAAATATTTCAACTATGTCTTTTATAATAAAGAAATATGCATACAGACAGTCCCACTGACTAGTACATTGTATGCTTATACTATATTGGTTTCAATGAAGCTATGCATAAATGTAAGTATACATGTAGGTCTTGTCAGGAATGAGATAttacttcattaaaatgttaaagaaattcaaattaaatactCCAGCTCTGTTAGAAGCTGTGAGCTAACCTACAGGCTATTTACACATACAAACCTATCTCGAGTACGagacaaaatttaattttcaaccACTATAACCGCTCTGTAAACTTTGGGCACAAAGACATATGCAAGCaatttatcatttattttattgtgataTACCAAGGGTGTTTTGCAAGAAGTTCTAATTTGTTGTATTAATTACATTCAATAATAAAGAGTACAAGACTGCGGTCTCAGTGTAACTCTCAGTAAAATGTGATCTTATGTATGAGGCTATTTGAGGAAGTattgttttaaatgaagtattttctgtttaaagggcttttaacatttcttctgCATGATGTACTCATTTGTTAACCTTTCTTAACCCATCAGTTATCAACTCCCCCCTCAATGAGGTTCGGTTATCCATTCCATCACAGGTAGTTGCTGCCATATGCATTCTGTCTTGGCACAGCTCATGTGAGCAAATAAATGCCTTTACCCACTTGAACACAGAACACAACTCATGTTCTTAATTTGTGTATATTCCCTGATAGCAGACAGCtgctactatttttttctccagcatcaAAAGGGCTTAAGAACTCAAGTCCCCACTGAAAAAACAGGGTGCTTTAACAGGAAATAAATACTGATTATCACGTTTCTATGCTTTTATGTGCACTACTCAGCATATTCTGATAGAGTAACACACAAATTTCCAAGTAATTAACTTGCTGATTGCAAGGGGAAGTCACTAGTAAACGAACCATCCAgcagaaagggggggggggggaaagcaccCAACAAAATCCCAAAACTCAAACCCATTTTCCccaaagaacaggaaagcaaTTCCACCTTCCATACTGTTGATTTAAACCAAACCTCCCTCAGCTCTTCTTCCTTACCGCATCCACTCCAGCgttgggaggaggggggaaacaCGTTTATAAAGGAGTTACGGGCACacctgcacagcccccccccctccctccgcAGGCCCCAAGGCGACCCGGAgacccccgctcccctccccggcCGAGCCGGCCGCCTCAGCCCGCCGCCAGCCACCGCTGCAAACCCGCCAGCAAAGCCCCAGTGTTTCAGGCGCGGTTGCACACCCGGGGGCCTCCCACCGCCCCCGCAACCCGCCTCAGCGAGAGGCGCCCCGCCGGGctcccggccccagccccgctccccctcACGCCGGGGAGGCGGCAGGCGGGCGGGGGAAGGGCGGCGGAGGCGGGAGGGCGCGGCGCTGCGGCGCGGCCCCCCTTCCCTCACACACGGTCCCTCGGGAGGCTCCGCGGTCGCCGGGCGCTCCCCTCCGCCCGCCCCGagagggtgggggaagggagcaCGACCGGGGGCGGGCGGAGGGGAGCGCCCGGCGCTTCCCCTTCCCCGGGCTGCGGCCTCGCCTCAGCCTCCCCGGCCCGCCACGGGAAGGCGGTGCCCGGCGGCCCGCGGCTGAGGGGAACCCGGCGGGGgttgaaggggggggggggggggggggggggggggggagcagcgCCTCACCTGAGTGCCCGACTCCGCCCGCCGAAACGCGTCAGCCATGGCgcggctgggggcggggggagcagcGCGCAGCTCCTCCTCCAGGCCGGCGGCGCTACTGCGCAGGCGCGCTGCCTCGGGCGTCCCCCGCGCCCCCCAGCGCCCCCGCTCGGCCGGCCGGCGGCTCTGCGCGTGCGTCCTTCGGGCCCCGGGAGGGCGGGGGTGGCGGCCCCGTGCTGTGGATTCCCTGGTTCGAGTCCCGCCCCGGGCTCGTGTCGCGCCCGCCGGCCCAGCGCAGCTTGGGATTCCCGAGGGACCGCTCACTGTCGCGAAGTGggtgtgtgtttatttattttaaagaaccTGTCTTTGTATAGGTTTATGAgattttccccccctctccctggggcaggcagctgaCTTGGCGTGACTCAAGGGATGCTCATCCGTGACGCTGGGGGTAGATGTGACTCAGGGCAAGCTCATCCGTGTGGCCACGGTTAAAGTCTTGACGCCTGCGAAACTGCTCTTTGCAAAAGCCAGTTGTCCATTATGGCTCAGACTGAAAGGGGAACGGAATATTTGACTCTAGGTGGCCTTGAGCGAGCTGGGCCCACGTGGCGTGtgatgctgcagggcaggaggtggcCAGTGGCAGGGCCATTTCCATaagacaaatttttaaaaacactgaggTAAAAGTAGCTACTCCCGATTATCTGCGTATGAAAGAGCAGTCATGATACCGTCCCTTTGGGTTTAGCGAGGTTGTTGGCAATACTTCATGTTCTTACAGTTAGGAGGAGAAACAGGTGGTGGagttctttgtttcttcaaa
Coding sequences:
- the XRCC2 gene encoding DNA repair protein XRCC2 translates to MADAFRRAESGTQLLARLEGRGSLKNLEPYLFAEEGSPVHGDVIEFHGPEGTGKTEMLYHLIVRCIIPKSGGGLEVEVMFIDTDYHFDMLRLVTILENRLAQRTEEMIKQCLGRLFLVNCSSSTQLLLTLYSLENMFCTHPSLCLLILDSISAFYWIDRSNGGESVNLQEMNLKKCANFLEKLVREHHLALFATTQTLMQKSTSSAESFFPLKLQHETDADYRPYLCKSWQQMVTHRIFFSRQCNCGNNKSFTVVSCHLKRNHVVKRSFSVTECGVQF